From Draconibacterium halophilum, one genomic window encodes:
- a CDS encoding FecR family protein, whose amino-acid sequence MDNNEVKKAYDILADEQFSIDSIVEETENKNDSEAEELQLASTIYSFLTSYKKTPSFQEKENVREQLRYSIQREKRKKTLARWAVAASFLIVMFSVWQVQRSVNTSDFDILVETMQLSQPDTATQLILQDGRQVLIAEEESNILYDEKGENITIDSTQKITQLVEEKKPVFNTLVVPYGKRTQIKLADGSKVWLNSGSKLVYPATNTGNKREVYIDGEAIFNVAHIDNKPFYVNTKDFKIKVLGTVFNVNAYEDDNNSGTVLAEGKIEISANNNTVFHSEKKTILPGTRIVYNNNTERFEESQVDVIKYLSWRDGYLILEKEPLETILKKISRYYNVDIELQSAAIGKETFSGNLNLRNTAEEVLNIIAETTQIKLNRENNKLIINLN is encoded by the coding sequence ATGGATAACAACGAAGTAAAAAAGGCATACGATATTCTGGCAGATGAGCAATTCAGCATTGATTCCATCGTAGAAGAGACTGAAAATAAAAATGATTCGGAAGCTGAAGAATTGCAACTAGCCAGCACCATTTATTCCTTTCTGACTTCTTATAAAAAAACACCCTCGTTTCAGGAGAAAGAAAATGTTCGGGAACAGCTCCGTTATTCAATTCAGCGGGAAAAACGGAAAAAAACACTTGCGCGCTGGGCCGTGGCTGCTTCATTTCTTATTGTTATGTTTTCGGTGTGGCAGGTACAACGCTCGGTGAATACAAGCGACTTCGACATTTTGGTTGAAACCATGCAACTTTCGCAACCCGATACCGCAACACAGCTGATTCTGCAGGATGGCCGCCAGGTTTTAATTGCCGAAGAGGAATCCAACATTTTGTACGATGAAAAAGGCGAGAATATTACCATCGACTCTACTCAAAAAATTACGCAGTTGGTAGAGGAAAAAAAGCCTGTTTTTAACACTCTGGTTGTTCCCTACGGCAAACGTACGCAAATTAAGTTGGCAGACGGATCGAAAGTATGGCTGAATTCCGGATCGAAATTGGTATACCCGGCAACGAATACCGGCAACAAACGAGAAGTGTACATTGATGGTGAAGCCATTTTTAATGTTGCACATATCGATAATAAACCGTTCTATGTAAACACCAAGGATTTTAAAATCAAAGTATTGGGAACAGTTTTTAATGTAAACGCTTACGAAGATGATAACAACAGTGGTACTGTTCTGGCGGAAGGAAAAATAGAAATCAGTGCGAATAACAATACAGTATTCCATAGCGAGAAAAAAACAATTTTACCCGGAACACGAATTGTTTACAACAACAACACGGAACGTTTTGAGGAAAGCCAGGTTGATGTAATAAAGTATTTATCGTGGCGCGACGGCTACCTGATTCTTGAAAAAGAGCCACTTGAAACCATTCTTAAAAAAATATCGCGCTATTACAATGTTGATATAGAATTACAAAGTGCGGCCATTGGAAAAGAAACATTCTCGGGAAATTTAAACCTAAGAAACACCGCAGAAGAGGTGCTGAACATTATAGCTGAAACCACTCAGATTAAACTAAATAGAGAAAACAATAAGCTAATCATAAATCTAAACTAG
- a CDS encoding TonB-dependent receptor: protein MRITIFLLLVGMSSVIANTSYSQSAKFSFLLRNVTVKQVFEKIQDQSEFNIFYKDSQVDLDRKIDVIADQSSVTEILEQVLANTNLTYKIIDRQIVLVPEKETKVEEPAEQDQKPVSGRIIDSKGLPLPGVSVVIKGTSNGTITDVDGVYSINAPDDAVLTFSFIGMENQEIPVNEVPRDIVLEEATTDLDEVMVVGYGTQKKASVVGAIQNINPGELQISSSKNISNTLAGKLAGVIAVTRSGEPGYNQSNFWIRGISSFSGSTNPLVLVDGVQRSLDDLDISEIESFSILKDAAASAMYGVRGANGVILVNTKRGKIQKPVVNVRVEHAITAPTQMPEFIGAADHMQLLNDLASEEFKVPYYEQLAIDRTRSGYDPELYPNVDWIKAISKDHAYNTRANLNVNGGSAMLRYNLTASAYNEDGIMKRDNSLSYDTSTGLTRYNLRSNVDLNLTKTTSMRLSVGGYLQKLRKQSNGTNTVWDYAFDTPPMVHPAIYADGKIPVRSSRVNPWAYLTQYGYGVYTSSKLESLFSIEQKLDFITEGLSTKLSFSFDNYSYSSLTRSKDPTYYLPATTRDHEGELELTLLSSGSEFLNYEEGSDYGNNQTYLEWILNYDHTFNEAHNLTGLLLFNQRSYDDGGIQPYRNQGIAGRATYSFKNKYVGEFNFGYNGSENFAKGQRYGFFPSFAVGWLVSEENFWAGMKETIDFLKIRASWGQAGNDQIGSERRFAYLTTMNTEAAGYHWGNTADYQKDGVTEGDIGVNNLTWETVTKKNVGIEFSVRSALRIQLDAFHEYRDNIFMQRRTIPTQAGLLSTPYANFGKVKNQGGEAAITYNKKLNNADISFFANVSYAKNEILEYDVPAGQQGTHQDITGHSINELYGYEAIGLYTAEDFDATGNLLPELPQNELAEVRPGDVKILDWNEDGVINSKDKGYVGGTNDPRMVYGFGGNISLHGFDLSVFFQGVGDTYRFIGDESEYFIPGSGQGIQGNIFTNYTDRWTEENPSQDVFYPRLSYATNYNNNANSTWWKKDMSFLRLKQIEIGYNIPASVKKDMFKACRIYINGNNLLTFSDFKLWDPELSTSNGTEYPPLKSVMLGIDLIF, encoded by the coding sequence ATGAGGATAACCATCTTTCTTTTGCTCGTTGGAATGAGCAGTGTTATTGCCAACACTTCTTATTCACAAAGCGCCAAATTTTCGTTCCTGTTAAGGAATGTAACCGTGAAACAGGTTTTTGAAAAAATTCAGGACCAGAGCGAGTTTAACATCTTTTACAAGGATAGCCAGGTTGATTTGGACAGAAAAATTGATGTGATCGCTGATCAATCATCGGTGACGGAAATTCTGGAACAAGTATTGGCCAACACCAATCTGACCTATAAAATAATCGACCGGCAAATTGTTCTGGTTCCCGAAAAAGAGACAAAGGTTGAAGAACCTGCAGAACAGGACCAAAAACCGGTTAGCGGACGAATTATCGACAGCAAGGGCCTTCCTTTACCCGGAGTTTCGGTGGTTATTAAAGGAACATCTAATGGAACGATTACCGACGTGGATGGGGTTTACAGTATTAATGCCCCCGACGATGCCGTATTAACATTCTCTTTTATCGGAATGGAAAACCAGGAAATTCCGGTTAATGAAGTTCCTCGCGACATTGTTTTGGAAGAAGCAACCACCGATCTGGATGAAGTAATGGTAGTTGGTTACGGTACCCAGAAAAAGGCTTCGGTAGTTGGTGCTATTCAAAACATCAATCCGGGAGAATTACAGATTAGTTCATCAAAAAATATTTCAAACACTTTGGCCGGAAAACTGGCCGGAGTTATTGCAGTAACTCGTTCGGGCGAACCGGGATACAACCAGTCTAATTTCTGGATTCGTGGTATTTCTTCCTTCTCCGGAAGTACAAATCCATTGGTATTGGTTGATGGTGTTCAACGTTCGTTGGATGATCTGGATATTTCAGAAATCGAATCATTCTCGATACTTAAAGATGCTGCAGCCAGTGCCATGTACGGTGTTCGCGGGGCAAACGGAGTAATTCTGGTAAATACCAAACGCGGAAAAATTCAGAAACCTGTTGTTAATGTTCGGGTTGAGCATGCTATAACTGCTCCAACACAAATGCCTGAGTTCATTGGTGCTGCCGATCATATGCAACTGCTAAACGATTTGGCTTCAGAAGAATTTAAAGTTCCGTATTACGAACAATTGGCGATTGACCGCACCCGAAGCGGATATGATCCGGAATTGTATCCAAACGTTGATTGGATAAAGGCTATTTCGAAAGATCATGCTTACAACACCCGGGCAAACCTGAATGTAAACGGAGGCTCGGCTATGTTACGCTACAACCTCACTGCCTCGGCATATAATGAGGATGGTATCATGAAAAGAGACAATTCGCTTTCGTACGACACCAGCACAGGCTTAACACGTTATAACCTGCGTTCGAATGTAGATTTGAACCTGACAAAAACAACATCAATGCGACTGAGCGTTGGGGGTTACCTGCAAAAACTACGCAAACAGTCGAACGGAACAAATACCGTATGGGACTATGCTTTTGACACGCCGCCAATGGTACACCCTGCCATTTATGCTGATGGAAAAATTCCAGTGAGAAGTTCAAGGGTAAACCCATGGGCCTATCTTACCCAGTATGGATATGGGGTTTATACCAGCAGTAAACTGGAATCGCTGTTTTCCATAGAGCAAAAGCTGGATTTTATTACCGAGGGCTTAAGCACAAAACTGTCTTTTTCTTTCGATAACTACAGCTATAGCTCGTTAACGCGTAGTAAAGATCCAACTTACTATCTTCCGGCCACAACGCGCGATCATGAAGGAGAATTGGAGCTGACTTTATTAAGTTCAGGTTCTGAGTTTTTGAACTACGAAGAAGGAAGTGATTATGGAAATAACCAAACTTACCTGGAATGGATTCTGAATTACGACCATACTTTTAACGAAGCCCACAACCTTACTGGGTTACTACTATTTAACCAGCGCAGTTACGACGACGGAGGTATTCAACCCTACCGCAACCAGGGTATAGCTGGTCGTGCTACCTATTCGTTTAAAAATAAATATGTAGGAGAATTTAACTTCGGATATAACGGATCGGAAAACTTTGCCAAGGGACAACGTTACGGATTTTTCCCATCGTTTGCTGTGGGCTGGTTGGTGTCTGAAGAGAATTTCTGGGCTGGCATGAAAGAAACGATTGATTTCTTAAAAATCCGTGCATCGTGGGGTCAGGCCGGTAACGACCAGATTGGTTCTGAAAGACGCTTTGCCTACTTGACTACAATGAATACCGAAGCCGCCGGGTACCACTGGGGTAATACCGCCGACTACCAAAAAGATGGAGTTACGGAGGGCGATATAGGCGTAAATAACCTTACCTGGGAAACGGTAACAAAAAAGAACGTAGGTATTGAATTCAGTGTTCGATCTGCATTACGTATTCAACTGGATGCATTTCATGAATACCGCGACAATATTTTTATGCAACGACGCACCATTCCCACACAGGCAGGTTTGTTAAGCACTCCGTATGCCAACTTCGGAAAAGTGAAAAACCAGGGAGGTGAAGCTGCAATTACATACAATAAGAAACTAAACAATGCCGACATCTCGTTTTTTGCCAACGTAAGTTATGCCAAAAACGAAATTCTTGAATATGATGTTCCGGCAGGCCAACAAGGAACCCATCAGGATATTACCGGCCATTCAATAAACGAACTGTACGGTTATGAGGCAATCGGGTTGTATACAGCAGAAGACTTTGATGCTACAGGAAACCTGCTGCCTGAGCTACCACAAAACGAGCTGGCTGAAGTACGCCCCGGTGATGTTAAAATTCTTGACTGGAACGAAGACGGCGTTATCAATTCAAAAGACAAAGGTTATGTTGGCGGAACCAACGATCCGCGTATGGTGTACGGATTTGGCGGAAACATTTCGTTACATGGCTTCGATTTGAGTGTATTCTTTCAGGGAGTTGGAGACACTTACCGCTTTATTGGCGACGAAAGTGAGTACTTTATTCCGGGATCAGGCCAGGGAATTCAGGGAAATATTTTCACCAACTATACCGATCGCTGGACCGAAGAAAATCCATCGCAGGATGTTTTCTATCCACGTTTGTCGTATGCTACAAATTACAACAACAATGCAAATTCTACCTGGTGGAAAAAGGACATGAGCTTCCTGCGTTTGAAACAAATTGAAATCGGATATAACATTCCGGCTTCGGTAAAGAAAGATATGTTTAAAGCATGTCGTATTTACATCAACGGAAATAACTTGTTAACCTTTTCCGATTTCAAATTGTGGGATCCTGAACTTTCAACTTCCAACGGAACTGAATATCCTCCACTCAAATCGGTTATGCTCGGAATCGACTTAATATTCTGA
- a CDS encoding RNA polymerase sigma factor, with protein MAKKENPSYFLWERFKNGDDDAFYRIYDQYFNELYSYALNFSKDTDFIKDCIHDLFLNLYKYRKTLSKTDNIQFYLLRSLRRLLHKEGTKRKTLLHDEQLLHSNDTPVVSLEDEIIADETKKEHFRALAEVMKKLTKKQQEALSLKFEHNLSYPEIADTLNISVESARTMIYRTLKELRKAIKKGKTFNSILLFFLLRNRIQTV; from the coding sequence ATGGCGAAAAAAGAAAATCCTTCATATTTTCTTTGGGAGCGTTTTAAGAATGGTGACGACGATGCGTTTTACCGTATCTACGACCAGTATTTTAACGAACTGTATTCGTATGCCCTTAATTTTTCGAAAGACACGGATTTTATAAAAGACTGTATTCACGACCTTTTTCTGAATCTTTACAAATACCGCAAAACGCTTTCCAAAACTGATAACATTCAGTTTTATCTTTTACGTTCTTTAAGGCGTTTGTTGCACAAAGAAGGGACAAAAAGAAAAACGCTTCTACACGATGAGCAACTATTGCATTCGAACGACACTCCGGTAGTATCACTGGAGGATGAAATCATAGCCGACGAAACAAAAAAAGAACATTTCAGGGCACTTGCCGAGGTAATGAAAAAACTGACAAAAAAACAACAGGAAGCACTTTCTTTAAAGTTTGAACACAATCTAAGCTATCCGGAAATCGCTGACACGTTAAACATCTCGGTTGAATCGGCCAGAACAATGATATACAGAACATTAAAAGAGCTACGCAAAGCCATTAAAAAGGGAAAAACGTTTAACTCCATACTCCTGTTTTTTTTACTTAGAAACAGAATTCAAACCGTGTAG